The proteins below come from a single Drosophila busckii strain San Diego stock center, stock number 13000-0081.31 chromosome X, ASM1175060v1, whole genome shotgun sequence genomic window:
- the LOC108606373 gene encoding uncharacterized protein LOC108606373, whose protein sequence is MFNKSSVKVLAAFALLALVQVQARPQYGYEQPGQDLQQQLGFGNLSPQIVGGVPHRGGDKYLPPASTTPAPIINKKFYLISAPEDHGNVEKVKHLVLGRPQKNYRVVFIKAPASDTANVKYSAEFAPQEEKTVIYVLSKKDTDLDASDIATPAPTQPSKPEVFFIKYKTDEEAQQAQKEIQGQYDKLDGPNEYHEDNNAPVTSVIGSLDSLNPDGSYNYRQVNRAPQQPNAQYLPSARKH, encoded by the coding sequence atgttcAACAAGTCATCAGTAAAAGTTTTGGCTGCCTTTGCCTTGTTGGCTCTGGTGCAGGTGCAGGCGCGTCCTCAGTACGGCTACGAGCAGCCCGGCCAggatttgcagcagcaacttggctTTGGCAATCTCTCACCACAAATTGTCGGCGGCGTGCCACATCGCGGCGGCGACAAGTATCTGCCCCCAGCCAGCACCACGCCCGCCCCGATTATCAACAAGAAGTTCTATTTGATTTCGGCACCCGAGGATCATGGCAATGTTGAGAAGGTAAAGCATCTGGTGCTGGGCAGGCCACAGAAGAACTATCGCGTCGTCTTCATCAAGGCGCCCGCCAGCGACACCGCCAACGTCAAATACTCGGCCGAGTTTGCGCCACAGGAGGAGAAGACCGTCATCTATGTGCTGAGCAAGAAGGACACCGATCTGGATGCCAGCGACATTGCCACACCCGCACCCACACAGCCCAGCAAGCCCGAGGTCTTCTTCATCAAGTACAAGACCGACGAGGAGGCGCAACAGGCCCAGAAGGAAATCCAGGGACAATACGACAAGCTCGATGGCCCCAATGAGTACCACGAGGACAACAACGCTCCCGTCACCTCCGTCATTGGCAGCCTCGACAGTCTCAATCCCGATGGCAGCTACAACTACCGCCAGGTCAACCGCGCTCCCCAGCAGCCCAACGCCCAGTATCTGCCCAGCGCGCGCAAGCATTAA
- the LOC108604919 gene encoding uncharacterized protein LOC108604919: MCSFNLVLTAWTLLSLTSALSLPSRYYLPPRQAASDAAPPIITKQFYTITAAEEPEELQPRTKHLVIGRASTNYRVIFIRAPSSQSDQLRYTAELAPQEERTVIYVLSRKQHELQAQDIQTPSQQQQQQSLSKPDVFFIKYKTNDEAAAAQREIQTQYDQLGGNTEFVAPYVAPAQSVVGSLDAGFGYAYQNPNSA, translated from the coding sequence atgTGTAGCTTTAACTTAGTTTTGACCGCCTGGACGCTGCTCAGCTTGACGTCGGCGCTGTCCTTGCCCTCGCGCTACTATTTGCCACCCAGGCAAGCAGCCAGCGATGCAGCGCCACCGATTATAACCAAACAGTTCTATACGATAACAGCAGCCGAGGAGCCGGAGGAACTGCAGCCGCGCACCAAGCACTTGGTCATCGGACGCGCCAGCACAAACTATCGCGTCATCTTTATACGCGCGCCCAGCTCACAGAGCGATCAGCTGCGCTATACAGCAGAGCTGGCGCCCCAGGAGGAGCGCACCGTCATCTATGTGCTTAGCCGCAAGCAGCACGAGCTGCAGGCACAGGACATACAAAcgccgtcgcagcagcagcagcagcagagcctaAGCAAGCCCGATGTCTTCTTCATCAAGTACAAAACGAATGAcgaggcggcggcagcgcagcGCGAGATTCAAACGCAGTACGATCAGCTGGGCGGCAACACGGAGTTTGTGGCTCCCTATGTGGCGCCAGCGCAGTCTGTGGTGGGCAGCCTCGATGCTGG
- the LOC108606372 gene encoding uncharacterized protein LOC108606372 — MNKFVFLACLAVLGCSRWAAARPDLSRQLYSYGIGQNGQSSSGVVSTPVVTTSSSYQPTASGSAYFNSVPSVGQISYVGNSGFVPSTQVSSVSGTQYSGAQYTVGSGGSNAISDSIGLAGIQPGPAINYKEQEAYISHLVNFQPPVVTKHFYLHTAPEDHDEQQIVRYVNVGRPQKNYRVVFINAPTSTTSKAKIIANVAPVEDKTAIYVLSKKSNALDVSAEVVTQRPVNNKPEVFFIKYKTPEEAAHAQQTIQANYDALGGSSQTSDEGIVPVSSVINSLGDNGASGVLADGSGAINIVGTGGVPLVDAGSSSAQYDVDNSGSGSSNSNAQLGFGGNTVIQTNYLPPKPIRSVKY; from the exons ATGAACAAGTTTGTG TTTTTGGCCTGTCTCGCAGTGCTCGGCTGCAGTCGCTGGGCAGCGGCGCGTCCTGATCTCAGTCGCCAGCTGTACAGCTACGGCATTGGCCAGAATGGACAGAGCAGCAGCGGTGTGGTGTCCACACCCGTCGTGACCACCAGCAGCTCCTATCAGCCCACAGCCTCGGGCAGCGCGTACTTCAATAGCGTGCCCTCTGTGGGGCAAATCTCGTACGTGGGCAACTCCGGCTTTGTGCCCTCCACCCAGGTCAGTAGCGTAAGCGGCACTCAGTACAGTGGAGCTCAATACACGGTGGGCAGTGGTGGCAGCAATGCCATCAGCGACAGCATTGGCCTGGCTGGCATTCAGCCTGGTCCGGCCATCAACTACAAGGAGCAGGAGGCGTACATTAGCCATCTGGTTAACTTCCAGCCGCCGGTGGTGACCAAGCATTTCTATCTGCACACCGCTCCGGAGGATCATGATGAGCAGCAGATTGTGCGCTACGTCAATGTGGGCAGACCACAGAAGAACTACCGCGTGGTGTTCATCAATGCGCCCACCTCGACCACCAGCAAGGCTAAGATCATTGCCAATGTGGCGCCCGTCGAGGACAAGACCGCCATCTATGTGCTGTCCAAGAAGTCCAACGCGCTGGATGTTAGCGCCGAGGTCGTCACCCAACGTCCCGTCAACAACAAGCCCGAAGTGTTCTTCATCAAGTACAAGACGCCCGAGGAGGCAGCTCATGCCCAGCAGACTATCCAAG CCAACTATGATGCCTTGGGCGGCAGCTCACAGACCAGCGATGAGGGCATTGTGCCTGTCTCCTCGGTCATCAACAGCTTGGGTGACAATGGCGCCTCCGGTGTGCTCGCCGATGGCTCTGGCGCCATCAATATCGTTGGCACTGGCGGTGTGCCGCTGGTCGATGCTGGCTCCAGCTCTGCTCAGTACGATGTGgacaacagcggcagcggcagctccaactccaacGCTCAGCTTGGCTTTGGTGGCAACACTGTCATCCAGACCAACTATCTGCCCCCCAAGCCCATCAGATCGGTCAAGTACTAA